The DNA sequence AATGTTTGTGAAGCGCGGTTTAGAGTTcgatgaattgaagaaatgatcctcgcacttgctggacaatttagcAAATTGTCTCATATGGAAAATTTTACTTACCACAATCGGAGAGCATCTGTCACCTTTGCAAGCATTTCTGTTTCCAGTGGAATTTCCAGCGCAGATAACTTTGTCTGTTATTGTCGCTGGTTTGCTAGCATTTTCTCGGCATTGCAGGTTTGAAGCAAATTTTACCTTGATTTGCTGGACCACGTGAGGTGTGGTCCTTGCAGACTTTCCAAATAGGATCTGTGAtacaaaaagacaattttttttaaatgaaacgTTGAACCAATGATTAatgtaaaaaaacaacaacaacaacaaatggaGAACCTAGTtaaaagagaattttgtcGACACTGTCCCCATCAAATGATCACAAGATATTACAGGGCGGGTAAAAGTCTTTTTCGCCGACTTAGCAGTTTTGTTAGAGGTTGAGGCTTGAATCCaagatttatttcatttatgtGACATAAATGCAGAAGCCTGCAACGTGAGGAAGCATTGAAACTTCTACTGAGGAAAGGAAACGCGAGCAGGGGATAGGGCCGGGATGTTAAAGTTcagaaaaagtcatttttaacAGCGTGCATTGGGGACGTGgtaataagaataaaaatgattCAACCAACAACACTACTACTAGTGAAGGGGGAAGGAGTCAGGCCAGATTTGTCATTTTGTCGCTCTCTCCATGCATTCGAACTCTAACCAATCTGAATCCAACATGACACCAGCTAAGGCACTCGATCGGAATACTAAGCAGTCGTGCGCCAGAAAATGCGCCTGCTTTCTTTGTTAACCCATTCAGTCAAGGATCATTACTGCATGAAATTTCAAGGGGGACCATCTAAGCCTACCATCTTTTCCTGCGAAGATCCCCAACCAGCTACTACTCCGATTTTTCCTGGCCTCGCGTAAAACCGATCAGTTGGTTGTGGTAGGCATGCGGTCATAACATAAGGAGAAAATTTAACTGCATGTTGTAGGCGAATTAAAGCCAAATCATCCTCTATACGTGTCTTGTTGGCGTCGGGATGGATAAACAATTTCTTGGCTTGAATATTCTGCTCTGTTCCTTCTTCTTTAAAACGGTCATGCTCacctgaaaaatgaaaaaaggccCTTGTTTAAGTCAGAAGAcaactatttattttgaagaagAACACCATTGTCTATAGAGGAATGCATGTAGCAAATCGGGTTTAACCGTTCGCATTTCGCCGGAAAAGAGAGGGTCTAAAAGGGTGCACCACCAGCTCTCAAACCACACTCTCCCCATTATTTTAACCTTTAAAAGCCTAGCCTAtatcaaacaatgaaaattaaatcCAAGCTCTGATATTAAATGTCCTTAAACTGTTGCCAGCTAACTTCTTTACTTGTGGGACTAATTTCGCTTGTGCATCTGAGATATATCTGTTATAAGGCGCGTGTTTTCGAGACTGCACGTGTCCCTAAGACATCTAGCCGCGATTTAACGGTTAAATCTGGTAAATATCTTATTTTCTTACCCATTCGAACGACGATGTCCGAGGGTTGCACTTCATTATCTTGAAAAAAGCAATGAGCTCCTGTTAGAATCCAGTTCCCCTTAATTAGTACTCCTCCGCATCGGAAATTACTTTTCACATACACGGCAGCGAGCCAAGGCCAGGCGCCAGCTTTAGACAGGTGTCCACCCGTATCCAATGCCTCGGCATTTCGGAGTTGAGTGTCACCAGCAACACCGCATTCGCTGTAATCtaaacacaagaaaaatttCAGCTCACTGACAAAAAAACGTCACGCCTACTATTTTGGTCCCAGTTGCCTTATATCCCTGGGGGTTCGCTGTCCAATGCGTAGTCAGATGTCAAAGTAATGCtttaaaaaacactcaatCCTGACCCAGAGTCCTCGAACTTGTTGGTAAGCGGGTGAGCACCCGGAGAGACTCTGGGATAGTGGcattacatgtttttttgattGGTCGCCTGCATAACAATAGAAGGcctttaggaaatttgtcacTCGATCCATTtagtgtgaaaaaataaaaaaatcgtTTCTTTTGTGTTGAATAAGACtgagattaatttttttctgacgCTTTCAACCTACCATTTCAACCCACCATTATGAAGCAATCATGGtcataattatgataatataaaacaaattaccGTTTCCCTTAGAGGTGATGAGGTCTTTGAGTTTTGTCAAGTCTTCGAAATCCTTCAGAAGATGAACATGAGTCCTAAATGGTTCTGAAGCAATATCTCGCAGCTCTTGTTCATCCACGTCATCTGTAACACCAATCGCGTAAATTTCAAAGTCACAACTGTCACGCAATATCATGGCCTCGAGGGAGGGGTCACCCCCCATGTTTGATTGGCCGTCTGTGATAAGGAACAACGCCTTTTTGCTTGTGTTTCGAGTTTCTGGTTGAATCTCCTCGATGGTCTTGTTCAGGGCATAACTGGTAGCAGTTCCACCCGCTTTTGCTTTGTAGTCCAGGTTCGCTGAAGAGCAAAGAAAGTACATCAACAAACAAGCTTAGAGAACGAAAGCTCAGAAAGGCGGACAAATGCCTCAAAAAAAGGTAGCCGTGAAATTTAATATCTGAAAGGAAGGCGAGACCTAGGCCAGCTGCTTTCGCAAGTCTGAAGGAATAGTGAAAGATATGAAGCGTTTGGCCTGGTATATTAATTTCTACGTATACTCTGCATGCCTATTCCTGCTAAGAAAAGCATTTAGCCTACAAAAGCCCTGGAAATTTCAGTGAAACGTATTTTATTCCTAGCAATTGCGTCCGACTGATCAATAAAAAACATGTACCTCTTTCACACCTGTGGTACTGGTCAGTGTTAATCGAATAGTACGAAGTCATGGAACTAAAGGAGCAGACTAAAAGcatattcttggttttcactcacgtgatgagacggccatgttggtgtacaaaacaatggcaaaatgtcgctcaagtttgTCCTACTAATAGAATCAAAGTCCCAAAACATCAcccgctattgttctgtacaccaacatggccgccgtgacgtcacatgaaaaccgagaatagGATAGCAGATCTCACCAAGAATCTCGATTCCTTCCTCCTTGCTAGGCATGGTGTTCGTTTTCAGGTTAAAGATCACTTCCGCTTTTGAGCTGAAAACCACAACGGCCACTCTTGTGCCAGTCTCCGATTTTGAGACACCGAATTCGTCGATGATGGTCTTAGCAAAATCTATTCCCTTCTTGAAGTTTTCTAATCCGACACTTGCCGAACTGTCAAATGCAAAAACCAAGTCGAGGCCACCGGCACCTGAAGATAAACCAGCGCGCCCCAAACTGTCACTTGTTTGCCGGCTGAGTTTGTTGATGAAATGACGACGAAGGTTAGAGGCGACCATTTGGAGACTTCTCAAGGGATCTGGTGACAACAACCAAAAAGTTGTTAGTCCTTTTAACAATTACCATTTCCTATTGAAAGTACGTTAATTCATTGAGGAGCATTAGAAGTCATTTTCACACTTTCGCTACTTTAAAATGCGTTTTAGCGCTTCCCATCCCAACGAATTAGGATTGTTGTCAGGTAAAAGCTGAGAATGAGATCAAACACATGCCACGAGTAGCCAATAATCCACTGTTTGGTGCTACACTCAACAATACTACTGGGAAGTCTCGAGTGCTGTTGTATTAGATGTTAGTGTGACGTCACTGAACGATAAATGGTCCCACGTCCTTCTCGGGATGAACCCGTCAAGGTACATAATTCCTCaaacattttcagtttcaacaatAATCCCCTGATCCGTCTGTCCAGGTCTACTTATCCAGACGCAAGCGCTCTAGTATGTTAATTGGGTAGactgaaattcaaacaatcCATTTCTGAGTTGTCTTCGTTTCGTTTTCCTGCgcaatcatttgaaaataaaataattattgcgtTTTCAAAAATCAGAGTCATTGATGCTTCCTTAGTTTGACTCTAAGACTCGTTTTGAGCCAGatggaaacaaaaacttgGAAATGggctataggcgaatctttgctgatgtcgctgtttacatttttgctcattagcatacgacttacctaatagtggccgtatatatgagctaaatgcaaaagttgaaagagctgattaagttgagcaatttgtgcaattttcagctctctgcaagcagtattgaaggaaatatcagacatcaaaaactgcgaaattgctgggtggcaaaaaagttaatgagccgtacatcccctgtaaaatttcgagtttttagaagagaatttctccgaaaccattcgatgaattggactcaaattttcagagaaaacttaaactgttatgccctttcaatattcagagtttttattttattggcgtcatcagatagtgataagcatatgttaatgaggcaaaaagtgtaaacaaagatccGCCTATAAACTGGATGAAATGTGACATCCGGGGGAAAAAAAAGCTCTCAGAGCCACGTAACAACCCCAGGCCCATGAAAGAAATCTAGCTAGGAATCGAGCCCGGATAACAATAATGGAAGACGAGTGCTTTCATCTCTAAGTCCATCTTAGTTCCACCTCAATTCTGAACTCCTTCTATAAAGGTGACAGTAAAAACTTCCAGATTCACATGCAACCAACTTACAACTACGCTTTACCGTATTTCCTGCAAATGGGTACAGTGCTATTCCAATGGACAGAGGTGCATGACTTGCACATTCGGACGCATTTAAGTCCACTATGACCGACAATCTCATAGCCAGGATTACAGGAAAAGCGAACTTGAGTTCCCTCTAGAAATAAACTTCCGGCTCGAACACCATTTTCAGGGAAGCCTGGATCCGAACAGCGTTTCCCTAAAGATTAAAAAACACTCTTCAAAGATAGGTTGTGACAAATACAGGtaaatttaaagtttaaaaGTGTACGGTTTGTATCTCAACCACACGCCCTTGCACGCGCCAGCGGCATTTTAATGCTTGCCGAAAGTCGAAATCATTAAGTCGTTGTAAGAGCCAAATCTTCTCTATCTgtccataaaaaaaatacttgttaggataaaaataaaaaaataaaaatgtgccGGATGTAATTTGAGACATGGTTGATGCAAATGAGAACGCTATTTTACCTAAGTAAACTATTACAACAGACGCATCCAAAAGCTAAAGGACGAAGTAACACTTCCTGGTGCTTATTTGCATTTATCCAAATGAGTACAATATGGACACATCCGTTCGTATTCCATGAAATACCATCTGTAGCCAACTTGTCTTTGTTCTTAAACGTCCAACGATTCTGATGCACATCGAAATTTTCTGGACTTTTGGGAGAGCTAAATTAAATGCCGTCTCTAGCCATTTGCAGTTACTGCGATAACGTAAAGAGTTCACTTCATGACAAAATACAAGCTAACAGCTAATTAAGAGCAGGTTCTATTCAATTACTTCGTACGCAACGAGGTAGCCTTTCCGACGACCATTTGCCACCTTTACGACACGTCAGCCGTACATCTCTGCTAAGTCGGTATTTGTCATTACAGATGTACTTAACAGTGGAACCAATATCATAACGAAATTTATAGGGCTCCACACGTCCATCATCAATAGGAGTTGGTCTCCTGCATGTCCGTCTTTCTATGAGGATCAAAGGAAGAAATTTAGAAATGTCAGTTGTTTTTAATCTATACATACTCATCAATTGCAATCTCTTTTAAACGaccaacggcaacgaaaaaaGGGGATGTTATTCCTTTAATCTTGTCTCTGTTCTGTGCTGCCTAGTTTGCCGAGTAAAAAGAATGGAgacatttttttgcaatgacAAGTGTTCACTTCCAGCCACCGTAATCCTGGCGAAGTTTAGTCGCGCAGGAGAAGATCTCTCTCTCGCCCAAACATAGCAAGGGGTCGGGTGAGGATGCCGAGGAGGCGACTGTATATGCCAGTCAAggcgccaaaaaaaaaagggaaggtCAGAAGTTGTCGGGTCTTGCGCAAAAGAAGATCACATACATTCAGAAATGTATTGTTTAATACATTTCTGAATGTGTTAAGTAATACATTTAAGTTAAATTAAATGTCTATATTATTTATAGATTATTTGATCGCCATTGTTTCCAATGGCGCACATCTAGCtaaaaaagtgaagaagagaaaaaaaaattttttcttcatttctatTTTCAGTAAAATGTTCATAGTAGCTTTATGGCCACTCACTTGTATTTGCCTCTACATCATAGTCACAGAGTAACTCGAAGCAATTAAAGGCGCTATTCAAGGACTAAACTGAATTGGTCGCCAATCTTGCACATTTACTGAAGTGCAAGTTCAAGTTAATGCGCATGCGTGTGACGTCAAACGCATGTTAGCCGGTCTTCGTAATTTTATGAAAACACTTCGACGAGTTATCTATCAAAACCTTGAAGTATTTACAGCAGCTTTTTGGAAGGTGAGTCAAAGTAATTGCTCTACTTTGTTTGCTGCACGACCTAATAAGAGCCGAGGTTCTGGATTTGAGGTGGTACGATACAAAACAAGCCGCGTTTTTTACTGAGAATATAATTTTGTAAATTGTGAGCTGACAACAACACAGCAATGATTTCTGCACTTTATTATCTGACAGTAATCGAACATGGCAGTTGTCTCATTTCGAAAAACCCTCTAACGGAGATTTCAGAGGTCCAGGACAATTAAAAAACTGCTTAACTACTTGCAAAAAATAAGCAGAGCGTTGCCAAGTTTTACTCACTGACAACCACCGACCACTAGTCTATGCGGGAACTCTTTCTCGTAGTATATTCGACAagtattgatttatttttattattacataaaaTACTCGTgacaaactgaaaacaaaacttaccGGGAAGCCGACATTCAGGAGAACTGCCTGTCCAATTGCCGCTTTTACATTGTCTGATTGCGAATCCAAACATTTTAAATCCCTTATTGCAACTGTAACGAGCTAATGATTGAAAGATCTTGAAGTATCCATTGGCAATCGCCGAGGGATTGTCGCAACTCGAACTTtgtttttggcaaaattttcctga is a window from the Acropora palmata chromosome 1, jaAcrPala1.3, whole genome shotgun sequence genome containing:
- the LOC141882590 gene encoding complement C2-like; translated protein: MPFSFLLPLVLLITANNLSEVLCLKSCQPNPCQHGARCVENTPTSVKCICLPGWKGKFCQKQSSSCDNPSAIANGYFKIFQSLARYSCNKGFKMFGFAIRQCKSGNWTGSSPECRLPERRTCRRPTPIDDGRVEPYKFRYDIGSTVKYICNDKYRLSRDVRLTCRKGGKWSSERLPRCVRRKRCSDPGFPENGVRAGSLFLEGTQVRFSCNPGYEIVGHSGLKCVRMCKSCTSVHWNSTVPICRKYDPLRSLQMVASNLRRHFINKLSRQTSDSLGRAGLSSGAGGLDLVFAFDSSASVGLENFKKGIDFAKTIIDEFGVSKSETGTRVAVVVFSSKAEVIFNLKTNTMPSKEEGIEILANLDYKAKAGGTATSYALNKTIEEIQPETRNTSKKALFLITDGQSNMGGDPSLEAMILRDSCDFEIYAIGVTDDVDEQELRDIASEPFRTHVHLLKDFEDLTKLKDLITSKGNDYSECGVAGDTQLRNAEALDTGGHLSKAGAWPWLAAVYVKSNFRCGGVLIKGNWILTGAHCFFQDNEVQPSDIVVRMGEHDRFKEEGTEQNIQAKKLFIHPDANKTRIEDDLALIRLQHAVKFSPYVMTACLPQPTDRFYARPGKIGVVAGWGSSQEKMILFGKSARTTPHVVQQIKVKFASNLQCRENASKPATITDKVICAGNSTGNRNACKGDRCSPIVVKRSDDRDSWAVVGLSRWSEGCAGRGKYAVYTRIVKYMNWINKKIKRRRNNNGD